The window CAGTTCATCGTCGGCGTTGTCACCGAGATTTTCACCGTGGTCGGCGGTGACGATGATGGTGGTTTCGGTGTCCGCCAGCGAGTCCGCGAGCGACGCTATTAGTCGATCAAGGTAGTCGATGTTTGCGGCGTACAGCCCTCGAAGTCGGGACACGTGGTCGTCGTATTCGTCCCGATCGTAGGTCAACTCCCAGCGGTCTGCATTCGCCGTCGTCCACGAACTCGGCGCGCCGTGGATGGATTTGTCCAGTCCCCAGATATGGCCGAACGGTTCGTGACTCTCCATGAAGTTAGCAAAGACGAATGTCGGGTTGGTTGCGTCTGTTAACGTCTCCCGAATCTCGCGAACCATCAGTTTCGCACCGTCATCGACCGGGTCCGGGACGGGTCGTTCCATCGCAAGTTGCTTCAGCTGCGCGAGCGCGCCGTTGGCGAGGCTCTTTATCGGATAGTCGTTCTCAATCGTCCGTTTCACGTAATCGATGTAGAGGTCAAGTCCTTCCCTGTCCGATTCGTGAAAGTAGTTGACCGCGTTCAGCGCTTCGGGATACTTTTGATACCGCGGCACTTCGACGAAGGAGTCAAACAGTGAGTCGAAACAGTACGCCGGGCTGGCGTACATGTTCGCACTGTATCCGACCGTGTGATAGTCCTGAAGCGAATCGCAGATGGTTTCGTGTTCCGCGAGCGACCCCATGTCTCGATTGTAGGTGTTGACGCCGTGTTGGTGCGGAAGCAGTCCCGTAAACATGCTCGCGTGACTCGGCGCACTCCACGAACTCGCGGCCCGGCACTCGTCGAACGAACAGTCCGA of the Haladaptatus cibarius D43 genome contains:
- a CDS encoding sulfatase-like hydrolase/transferase produces the protein MGRNVVLLVLDSVRKDFFDEYAVRIRERSDCSFDECRAASSWSAPSHASMFTGLLPHQHGVNTYNRDMGSLAEHETICDSLQDYHTVGYSANMYASPAYCFDSLFDSFVEVPRYQKYPEALNAVNYFHESDREGLDLYIDYVKRTIENDYPIKSLANGALAQLKQLAMERPVPDPVDDGAKLMVREIRETLTDATNPTFVFANFMESHEPFGHIWGLDKSIHGAPSSWTTANADRWELTYDRDEYDDHVSRLRGLYAANIDYLDRLIASLADSLADTETTIIVTADHGENLGDNADDELFGHTSSLSEGLLHVPLEIINTDRSATISEYVSHLQLPTLIENLARGMDDVPTSEHVFAEVLGMSPGPQPSKDEGYWNRAIRCAYGDETKYEWDSLGNERQFTVPRRKPNQQRKRSEPVTVPAWIRDGFDVPLDDAVSEAERTEATTEVDEATAARLEDLGYM